Sequence from the Populus nigra chromosome 17, ddPopNigr1.1, whole genome shotgun sequence genome:
TCTGCGTATTCCATAGCCTCAGCTCTTAGTTAATATTCATAcagcttttttttctccttgcaGGGAGTTTTAAGAGATGGTACACCTGTGGCCATCAAGTGTCTTTCTGCAGAATCTAAACAAGGATCAGATGAGTTTGTGACGGAGATTAGAATGATATCAACTATAAAGCACCCAAACCTTGTTGAACTAGTTGGCTGCTGTGTTGAGGAAAATAATCGAATATTGGTATATCAATATATGGAAAACAACAGCATTTCTACCGCTTTACTTGGTAAATATGAAGTTATTGAAATATCTTATCTATTATGCCTATTAACTTGCTTGGTGGTCATTTGAGGGAGAGGAGGGACATTGATATGATTCAAGAGATATTACTAGTATATTGCGCCAAACCATCATTTACAAGAATGAGATTTTCTTCATAATCTGTATGAGATTTCATCTATTATAACAAGATCTTTTCACCcatgcaatatattttttaattttgttcatcAAACCAGAGTTATTGTTATATCATGCTACGGTAGAGTTTTCTTTAACTTGTTTAGCGAAACCACTGTAATGTTgctcttgattttgatttgattagaGTTTAAATTCTTCTtccaagctctctctctctgcacTCTCTCTTATGAGAGAGTGCATGCATACACCTATATGTGCATGTGTGTTAGAGGGAGGGAGATTTTAATCATGCTAACATCCAACAACCGTCTACAGGTTCAAAAGGAAAACATGTTGCTATGGACTGGCCTACAAGAGCTGCTATTTGCATAGGTACAGCAAGTGGTCTTGCATTTCTTCATGAGGAAGCCAAACCACATATCGTCCATAGGGACATTAAGGCCAGTAATGTTCTTCTGGATGGAAACTTACTGCCTAAAATAGGGGATTTTGGGCTGGCAAAATTATTTCCAGACAATGTCACACATCTTAGTACTCGAGTGGCAGGAACAATGTAAGTGTGGTTCTTGTTGCATTTCACTTTATTGATCAGCTGTCTCTAATTTTTACTTGGTCCAAAGCTGGTGAGGAAACTTATTTCAATATGGTCCCAAATGGTTCTTGATTTGTAAGCTTTCTGATTTCACCTTGTTGTTAGGTTCATAAAGTAAAAGAGAAAGAACATGTGATGAACAGCACACATATGCCATGCCTTATGCTGTGTTCTGTTCCCTGtgcaaaaatgattttttcatcaTGTTTATAGAATTAGATTATTGATGCTGTCTGATAACTCTCTCTCCGTTCATCTTTTCTGCTTCCTCTTTTTCATATCAATAACCATCTTGTATGCATCTGCAGGGGATATCTCGCACCAGAGTATGCCCTCTTAGGACAACTTACAAAGAAGGCTGATGTATACAGTTTCGGGGTGCTcatacttgaaataattagtgGGAGAAGTAGCAGCAAGGCAGCATTTGGGGAGGATCTTCTGGTTTTAGTTGAATGGGTATCTTCTTAGTACAACCAACGCAatctttgttttctatttaatcAAGTCAATTCAAAAAATGACCAAAGGCTAATATTCAAATTTAACAACTTCACAAGATACCTTATCTCCATCTTTTTTGACTCCTCTGAAATCAATTTGAGCatttctctttatcttttttattgcaaAAGTTTATAGTCACTTTTTTCCTCAAGAGAAACAGGGTTACTGCATTCTGACGTACCCATTCATAGGAAATTTACATCAGACAGGCTCATTCAACCTCAATAGTTCTTGAATTATTTACAGTGATGGGTTGTATTTTCTTTCGTGCCATATTAGGGCACCAGCTAAAACGTCCCACCTGCCACTTGCATAAGTGGAGATTACAGTACCATCATCTACCTATTGGTTCTTGGGTTAGGTGCTTAATCTTTCATGGGACATCCCTACTTTGATAGGCTTGAATAACCAATAAAACTAGTTATTGAATaaccaataaataaaatctcttATACAATCGTAGAACCAAAATCATAAAATAGATTAGCAGTAAACAAAATTCGTGACGTGTCAAAATTAAGTATGATCGATATGATGGCCATATGATTGTATGCAATAATCTTGTTAAACACCAAATGACAGAATCTTTtccttgattgttttttcattagcGTCATGTAGATTGGAGTATGTATCCATTCCGAAGTCTTACTTGATAAGAATATTATTGTTCATCGACAAGGGCATGTTTCTGTTTAGCGATACTGAACTGTTGCTTTATAATGCCtctttatgatttttgtgtTCTTATAAATTTTTGCAGTAGACTCGGTCCtaatttaaatttgaacacTTCTGCAGACATGGAAACTATGGAAAGAAGAGAGACTTCTGGATATTGTCGATCCAGAAATGACTGGATATCCAGAAAATGAGGCGATACGCTTCATGAAGGTTGCACTTTTCTGTACCCAGGCAGTTGCAAACCAAAGACCCAACATGAAGCAAGTAGTGAAGATGCTCTCCAAAGATGTAAATCTTAACGAGAAAGCACTTACAGAGCCAGGGATATACAAAGCTCAAACCTCTAAGCGCTTTGGTGGTGGTAGTTCAGATGAGACATCATCTTCTCATAAAAACAAAGGCAAGCAATCACTGAACACTTCTGTAAACTCggccatcttaggtagtgctgACAGTATGACCCAGATGCTTCCCAGGTGATGGTTGACGAGCTGTTTTATCCACCCTGTTATACCATTTACTAGATCATCTCGACTATTTTTATCAGCGTCTAGGTACGTAGCCCTGTAGAAGCTTATAGTGGAGTAGGATTTTCTTCAAGAGGAAACAAGGGGTGTTTGTGTCTATCCTCTGTAACACATGTAGATATAACTGATCGATATATCTATTCATGTGATATAATTATGATGCATCAATTGTATAATTCCTTCTCCTTTTCTCACAATTTTTTTCCACATTTACTGCCTGGATTGGCGTGTCATGTCACGTTTGTTTCTCTTCAGGACAAGTTTTTGGCAACATTAAGAATTGATCTCTGTCCTCTAGCAGAACCAGAACTTGAATGGACTGCGTAGTATGAAAAACGTACAGGAACTTGAAGCTAATTTAACACTGCTGCAAAGATCAGCATGTGTAGCGTCTGAGAGACAAATCGAGTCGACATTACACAGAGCCAACGCCACCCTGATCCCTCCTTGGAGGCCTTGAATTTTCAATCCAGGCGGTTCGTCCAAGCTGAACCGTCAACCAGAAAGGACCCGTGAACCGCATATCCAACAAAGTCCTTAAGCCACCATCACCAGCTCACCACCTCGTTCTCCTCGTATGAATGACATGCATCAGAAACGGCGACCTTCATATACATTGCTGGTAGACATGGGAAggctttttttattagtagtcAATAGTCACATGCCCGCGCAATGCTGACGGAAAAATGCAAAAGTTAGCAATGCAATTTcaacaatcaaaaacaaatctcattgcgtatcaaaaatttatttaataaaataaatgaagaattatatatattagcatatgttaaaaaaaaatttaacgcTAACCATAGATCgagttaataaattaataaaaaaatacatattaaaatatatgatggaaataataaaattatttcttgtaagaataaagtaatttttttgcataaatccagcttttttttatcaatatagtttttcatgaaaaaaaaatattgttttccttgattattaatctaataagatcaaaagcaattagaattagcaaaacaaatcaagattatttgagaaaaggataaaaaatatttttctttatttaaaaacttgtcTCATTAACTTGCTTAATTTGCTTTGCGGTTTgtgagaataaaaataaagtatttttaaaaaaacgaaaaTCAACCCATTTGAAATAAGTAGAGAAAATCCATCCCTCCAATCTAAACCCTATTCATTTACTAACACATTTCTCGATTGATTTAgcgaaaatatattttttaattgcaataaatgttttttaaaaaagaaaaatgcatcatgatactaaaagaaaaccaaaacaaaaaaacatttaaacaacgTCTAAGTATTCTATGTGtgactgaagaaaaaaaataaacatgataaaattatgtcaaatctattaaaaattaaaaagaaaagcttaaattgaatatttataaacttattttttcatattagatatataataattgaaaacaaattgctAATATCCTCataaatgctaaaaaatattagagcacaaagaaaaaattaacatataataAAAGGACTTGACATTTCACTATgacaataaatagtaaaatgacaagatctttttcattttggacatcaaaattttttattttaattttttttaatttcatcatctattattgaattgattggatattaaactttataatttgtttttattttctttctatggagTTAACCTGGTTTTATGACCCGAGTCGCGAGTTAGTCGTGTTgacttgagttaattttttgttattttttaattaattttgttctcaacttcatcatttaacattgagttgattggtaATTGGTtgtcataattgttttttttatttactttccatTGAATTATTACGGTCTCATGGATCCaagtcacaagttttgcagattaactaagttgactcaagtttttttttcctttttaatttttttattttttcaattccatccttcaacATCGGATTGGTTGAAAATCagactttataatattttttttatttttttatatggggttatcatgGGCTTATAACCTAAGTCACGAGTTAGGCAAATTAActtgcatttttttctctttttagttgattttttttcaattttatcttttgatattgattaattaggaattaggctgcatgatttattttgatttattttctataagattatcttggtctcatgatctGGATCACGAGTTTGGTCGATTGACTCAAGTggttttttgtatcttttttgttttttttatttatttatccttcaatattgggttgattgagaattaaaatccataatttattttgatttaatttctataaggttattccaGTTTCATGACTAAGATCTGGCAGGTTGActcaactcatttttttaattggattttgttttcaatttcatccttcaatatgaGGTTGATTGCGATTtgagtttgataaaaaattttatttgattgctATAAGTTATCAAGGTCTTATAACTTGGATAacagatttgacaggttaacccgagttaatttTAGtagatctaatatgttgtcattttagtatttaaaaCAAGATGttgtcttggttttttttttttttggtcaaactACATTTTTATCGGTTGTTTGATTTATCTTTGGACTTATCAAATTAACCAATACACATCAGGTCAATCTctatattgtttaaaaaaaatttctactaaaaaatacattaacaacacctgaaaacttttttatattcagAAAAAATTTGATCTAACCCGTAACATAACATGAAAAATGATCTAGTTGGgtactaatttaaatatcatgtcAAGTTCTTTTTAGTGCATTTGAattaaatctattaaaaataaaaagaaaaaacaaaaggaaaagcatATGAGcctaagctaaaaaaaaaaaggttagacATGCATGACCTATGAGGTCAGATCCACGTagttaaccttttttttctcttacaaaGTAGATGATATGTTTTCcgctcttataatttttttaaaaataaatattaaacaatgTGTTATATGTAGTGATAGATGTCGCACCGTCTAATTTTCTAGATTTTGACCAGGTGATCATAAAATTGAGGTTTGGTTTTTAAGtcaaaaacctatttttcaggttattttgacttaaaaacacctaaaaaacatcCTTGActtctcaataaattaatttatcaagtaaaaaaacctccaaatcaatataaaaatacaaaattaaacctacaaaatatttttgaatctcGATCTACTTTTTTTCCAGCAAAATAAGGATCAATCAACACCTTAATAGaacttttcttattaaataaaactcgttaacaccaaaattaattttttttattgctagaaATAGACCCAACaaataactttctctctctttacctGTTTTCgaataattttctcttttttttcaaattaggataaaaaaataaacatcatgaAATTacgattgaaatataaaattacataattgaAAAGGTGACCATACGTGTTTTCCATGTTCTATACTTTGGTTCtcgttttttaatattttctttatagaACAAATTACAAGGAATTATTGATTAAGTTTCATAAAATGATATAAtcgaagaagaaaaattcatgaccaaaatttttttttaaaaaaaaaaagcattgcgGCTTACTATAGAAAAGGTCAATGCGTTTTAGATGTGTGCCGGCGCTCCGCAGCGGGTTGGCATTTGTATCTATATGACTAAACCTGGGGGAGATGACTTCTAAAAGACCAGGTACAAACTCTAATATCGAAAAATTGCTAGGCAAATGCAGTGGTGCGATTCCTTGTATAAAACCCAAGCTCTTGACAGTGGGATATACAACATGGTTTAATAATAAACAGCAAAAGAAAATCCATAATATAGACAGTCTACTCAGCAAGAAAAACAGCTTGAGCCTCAACATTTGCTGTGCTGTGCGTGCCTTTTTTTGTAGGGGGCGAACCATCATGGTTTGACGATCCAGCCTCATCATCCAAGGACGATGCAATTGGTGTGCTGTCTCCAAGCTCTAAACTGAAGCTGTCACCTGGAAGCAGCAGAAGATTAGGAGAAAGACTAAGTTGTGCATCCATTATTATGTGTATTTAAGTTAAGGAAGTGATGGATCCTTGGCCAATCACAAAATATGTACAGTTGgttgaggggaaaaaaaggtgCTAATGAAaagtcaaatatatttttaatgggaGTCATGGGAAGATTGGCAGCAACCAGAACCTACCAAAAGGCAGCAAGACTTTGCAGCAACCAAGAGGAAGCAACACTTGACAGCAAACTCCTTCAAAAACAACAGACAAAAGAACCTTTTGCGAAAAGCAAGATACAATTAAAGCAAGATCAGGAATAGAGAAGCCAGCTGAAGTGAAGCCAGGTAGAAGGAGTAGAGAAGGTGAGGAATCAAAGGCTATTTGTTTTGACGAAGCTCACCCAAGCTGCTTGAGTTAGCCAATCCAAAGTCTGGAGTAGCCTGCAAACCCAGTCCACAAAGAAGCCAATAACAAACAACCCAGCCAGCCTCAGCCCATTAGGAAGGCAGCcgataaaatccaaaaaatgaaagaaaaccaCCCCCATCAAGTCAAGTAAAGGACGCATGAAAAGTAGTAAGGATTTGCTTAGAAGTGTctttggtaattttttaaagtatttttaattttaaaaaatatttttaatataagtatatcaaaataatttgaaaatactaaaaaattattaatttaaagtaaaagaaataaaattttttaaattttttcaaaaatatttttaaaatataaaaatgaatagTACCTAATAAATCCTGAAGGTTAataatttctaattattataaaagtaaaataactaaggaaaataaagaaaattccaaataaaaacTTCCAGAACTAATTTGAGCATTAAAACGACCTCACTTAGTAATATCTAGGTGAACACATTcacaaaatttcatttcaatttaataGGTACCCCTTGAGCCCTCAAAGATCTCGAAATAACCTCCATTCCTGATCTACATCTGCGGTGGGATGATGTTGTCAATGTCACCATCCATCAAACAAAGCAACATTCTCTAACATCAATTGACAAAGCttattataaaaatgataaaactaaaactTTCTAAACTCTAAAATCATTGCTAAACTGtaaagaaaaatctaatttgattcatttttaaagttaataattcttactattctgaaaaataaactaaatatctttatttttactagtctatacctaaataaaaaaatatctttatcaaaagctttataattatttttttttattcgggtATTCTCACAtccttttaaaaagtaaaactaGTTCGGTTAAGAATTCGTGAAtatctttttcaataaaaaagctATATAGCCAATATAGAATCTAACAAACAAGGAttcctaaattaaataaaataaaataactataaaaaaattctttaacaaTAACCTCTAAACCTAACCGTAACTACAATAACCTCTAAACCTAACAACAAGTAGCTGACTCCACCAGATCTATAGATCACCCTTGTAAAATTTCAACCcaatttaataatcaaattaaaaattattttcatttttatcaataaaCTCGTTTGACTCTGCAaactttttctaaaataaaatcacaaagaaCAGCTTGTCTCGGTAAATTTCCCAGAATGAAGCAAGACATAGAATCAGCGAGAGAACATGTTGCCTTTAAACTGCTATGATTGCAAGTCTGCAGGCAAATGAGAAGCTTCCCAACACCTGCTGCCAAGCTAATCGGGATAGTCTTGAAGTTGAATAATTGGGAGTTAAGATCAACACATTACGGTAATTGCATTCGTAAAATCACACCGAAATAGTAAGCCTAGAAAATCAGCacagaaacaaaatttttctaCTTGCAATACTGCTAAACGCCTAATCAACCAAGACGCTCGTTCACCTGGACCAGAATTCAGATACCATATGGTTTACAATCAGACTAGACTAGTTTTAATTACAGCTAATTACTTTTCACATAAATATTCAACAGGCAGCAGCTTCACTCTCAAGCAGCAGCTACTGCCTCAGGAGCTGTGGCGGCGGCAGTCTTTGTGGAGGCTGTACTAGGGGCGGCAACAGCAGGACCACTCTTGGCATCTTTTTTAGGTTCTGCTGGTGGTGGAGGCTTGGGCTTCATGTGGGGAGGTGGATTGTGTTTAAGGTTGAGAAGTATATGACGCATCCTTGATAGGTCAGTAGGCTTGCCAGGCTTTGGTCCCTGGATCACCACAATGGTGGGCTGCTTCTTCTCATCCTTCTTCCCCCTTTTCTCCATTGTTGGCACCTCGCGAGGAATGAGTTCTGCCGTTGCCTTCCAATAATTCTTTCCAGCTTCGGCATGGAACTTCTCCCGGTTTGCCAAAAATAACTGACATTTGTGAATGAAAATCAGATAAGAACATACCTTCACTCCAGCTACACCACCAGTGGAGGAGGCTAAGGGGGCAGAGGGAGGCCATTGCCCAAATAACAAGAAGCATTCCAAgacatttttctatttattcaattatgtaATTTGCATAAACCCTTATTTTAGTGTTTCATtcaataattagaatttctgtatataaagttaatttagattctaaataatattttttttatttttcaaaattcatttttgatgTCAACACATCTGAACCATCTAGaaacattcaaaaaaatcaagaactttGGAAACAAGCTCAGAATGTCCGGGCTTCTCCGGTGTATGCCACGATTATCAAGAAAAATCATTGTAgcctatttttaatttcttcttcttttctagaTAGGTTCAGCCACATGACACCCTTTTTTGATTCAGATTTATTAGCGAGTTTGATTATTATTACCATAATTACAGTGATGATCAACAGATTGCAACTTGTAACAGTACGAATCAATAGGCAGTCAAGATCACTTATTTCAGACTAGCAAAACCTTAAACTGCACCTGAGAAGTTCATGCAGATCTGATTACCCATACAGATCTGATGTTTCCAAAATTTAGATCAAAGCATGAAAACACCAATGCTCTTAATTTAGCAACCAAACAACAACTTCAATAAAGCTagccaaaatcaaaatcaaaaccaaaaccaaaaaaataaatgctatGACTACATGAAAATGAATATCATTTCTCCACTAGCCATCCTAAATTtgagaacaaaataatttgtgcaaataaaaatattgtaaagggcaccccaaagaaaaaaacatgggaTTTCTTCTAAAATCTTCTTCCAAATACTTAAATAATGCCCAGCACCATATGAATGAACATAGAGCACCCACATCATTGGATCATTTCATTCTATTTGAATCTAATGGCccctttatgttattttatttaaaataattggtttaatacattttaaagaTACTTCGTTAGATTGTTCTAAGAAATATTGTCAtggaaatttaaaattattttaacaaaaacatgagTTAATTGAGATGTACTCCCTCACCTTCTCCTTTTCTCTATTAGCAGCCTTATTGTTCTCTAGAGTCAGCTGTCTCTTCCTGTAAAACTCTTTTTTATACTCTTCAGCTTCCTCTACTATTTGCTTCAacatctccttctccttcttctccttctcttccaGTCTTATAGCATTCTCTCTGCACTTGttatgtaagtttttttattaataaaaaatcaaatcaaatcaaagcaACAGCTGGCTGCATATAACTGATACTACCTACGCCACTCTCTTAAAGCGAAACCTTCCTCGGACTCCATCTCCGACGGAGGAGGCAAGATCGGTCCATCCGATATCCCGTTCTGCTCCGGGGAGAACCCGCCGTCATCGCTCACCGGCTGCGAGGAGAACAAGTCATCTCCGGTGGTGCTGTATGACTGAGAAGCGAAGACCGGCGACGAGTTACCGGTCAGCGAGTTGGCATCAAAGTTTCTAAAAGAACCGCTGTATTCTCTAGGAGACTCATCGGTGAACGATGACATGATCCTCTCTTTCCTCTTTCAGGCGTTAATTACTTCGcttccttctcttcttgctTCGCTAGTTTGCTTTAAAACTCTGATCAGTGAACCAAAGAACAACCCGTACGGCGGACGCGTGTTTGGTTTCTACTCGTCAAGAAGAAAGAATCTTTTGTGTGATGAAATGATGTCCTGACGTGTGTTGGTTTGTAAGGCTGAGGTAATTGGTGATCTTTTCATGGGTCCCACAACCTTGAAAATTCGGCGGATGCGTCATTGCGTGCCTGTAGGGAGGTTCGCCGTGGAATATTATAAATAGTCCGGCGCGGCGCTTTACTTCTGTGGTTTCGCGGAATAAAACCTTCCATTGAGGCGCGCGTATTATTTAGCGGCAATGACTGATAGCTGGAATCTGGGGTCCCATTTTTGGTGGGTCCACAAGCATCtaacaacattaatttttagATAACTACAAACCAGTCCTCAACTTATGATTTATTTCACAAACCAGTCCCCAGTCTATGGAGTTTTGGTCGAAATAGCTCAACTATTAAAGAGATTTTAACAAATGGATCCTCGTTGCTGAATATTGATCATGTTAAAAAGCCACGTTAAAATACTTGTAAGAAGCATTTGCAAATCTAGCTTCCTAGACTAAAACTAAACTTAAACTCAatcaatatagttttttaaagaataaataatttcatgttCTAATCATTCATACCAAAGTTTTAAGACCCGG
This genomic interval carries:
- the LOC133676965 gene encoding putative serine/threonine-protein kinase isoform X1, translating into MSCSCFGISNWFKGNNHNDTPGQANTQVIATDNVNLFSYNSLRSATRNFHPSNRIGGGGFGVVYKGVLRDGTPVAIKCLSAESKQGSDEFVTEIRMISTIKHPNLVELVGCCVEENNRILVYQYMENNSISTALLGSKGKHVAMDWPTRAAICIGTASGLAFLHEEAKPHIVHRDIKASNVLLDGNLLPKIGDFGLAKLFPDNVTHLSTRVAGTMGYLAPEYALLGQLTKKADVYSFGVLILEIISGRSSSKAAFGEDLLVLVEWTWKLWKEERLLDIVDPEMTGYPENEAIRFMKVALFCTQAVANQRPNMKQVVKMLSKDVNLNEKALTEPGIYKAQTSKRFGGGSSDETSSSHKNKGKQSLNTSVNSAILGSADSMTQMLPR
- the LOC133676965 gene encoding cold-responsive protein kinase 1 isoform X2; this translates as MILRDKQTHKGVLRDGTPVAIKCLSAESKQGSDEFVTEIRMISTIKHPNLVELVGCCVEENNRILVYQYMENNSISTALLGSKGKHVAMDWPTRAAICIGTASGLAFLHEEAKPHIVHRDIKASNVLLDGNLLPKIGDFGLAKLFPDNVTHLSTRVAGTMGYLAPEYALLGQLTKKADVYSFGVLILEIISGRSSSKAAFGEDLLVLVEWTWKLWKEERLLDIVDPEMTGYPENEAIRFMKVALFCTQAVANQRPNMKQVVKMLSKDVNLNEKALTEPGIYKAQTSKRFGGGSSDETSSSHKNKGKQSLNTSVNSAILGSADSMTQMLPR
- the LOC133677490 gene encoding clathrin light chain 2-like, producing MSSFTDESPREYSGSFRNFDANSLTGNSSPVFASQSYSTTGDDLFSSQPVSDDGGFSPEQNGISDGPILPPPSEMESEEGFALREWRRENAIRLEEKEKKEKEMLKQIVEEAEEYKKEFYRKRQLTLENNKAANREKEKLFLANREKFHAEAGKNYWKATAELIPREVPTMEKRGKKDEKKQPTIVVIQGPKPGKPTDLSRMRHILLNLKHNPPPHMKPKPPPPAEPKKDAKSGPAVAAPSTASTKTAAATAPEAVAAA